One part of the Diadema setosum chromosome 6, eeDiaSeto1, whole genome shotgun sequence genome encodes these proteins:
- the LOC140229745 gene encoding putative nuclease HARBI1: MDDQIVHLIAALIQQRNHNLFSLYQVLDRRRRRRRPRAVWVRGWIVRRMEFGLYDQLMVELRNEDPRAFHHFMRMPPAMFDELVERLRPRLTKPSTNFRPNLDPGLKVALTLRHLASGTTYRNMQYAWRVPHNSISKVVREVVEAIVEEYVDELLRCPTTEQGWKQLAEDWYQRWNFPHTVGAIDGKHVACKAPTNSGSTYHNYKGFFSIILFAMVDADYKFIYIDASGNGSASDAQIYNASDLKDGLERNLIMGFPGPDPLPNDTQDVPYFIVGDDAFSLRTYLMKPYSSRYLTREERIFNYRLSRARRVVENAFGILANRFQILLTTMQHDPETVRSIVEACCILHNLMRTRYPVLQNRLVDRQQGNGDMEPGEWRQGLNLMDTVDVQGHNRASREGKKQRNLLRHWCNSPAGSVEWQDRMIDD; this comes from the coding sequence ATGGATGATCAAATAGTCCATTTGATAGCTGCACTCATTCAACAGCGGAACCACAACCTGTTCAGTCTGTATCAAGTTTTAgacagaaggagaagaaggagacgTCCAAGAGCTGTGTGGGTCCGAGGATGGATCGTGAGAAGAATGGAGTTTGGACTGTATGACCAGTTGATGGTGGAGCTGAGGAATGAAGACCCTCGTGCATTCCATCACTTCATGAGGATGCCACCAGCCATGTTTGACGAACTAGTAGAGCGTCTGAGACCGAGGTTGACCAAGCCTAGCACCAACTTTCGTCCCAACCTGGACCCTGGATTGAAGGTGGCACTGACTCTGCGGCACCTGGCCTCTGGAACCACATACAGAAACATGCAGTATGCATGGAGGGTGCCACACAACAGCATCAGCAAAGTCGTCAGAGAAGTGGTAGAGGCCATCGTTGAAGAATACGTTGACGAGCTCCTCAGGTGCCCAACCACTGAACAAGGCTGGAAACAACTTGCAGAAGATTGGTATCAGAGGTGGAACTTTCCTCACACCGTAGGAGCCATAGATGGGAAGCACGTGGCCTGCAAAGCTCCAACCAACTCAGGGTCCACTTATCACAACTACAAGGGCTTCTTCAGTATCATCCTCTTTGCCATGGTTGATGCTGACTACAAGTTCATCTACATCGATGCTTCAGGCAACGGGTCAGCTTCAGATGCCCAGATATACAACGCAAGTGACCTCAAGGATGGGCTGGAACGCAACCTCATCATGGGTTTTCCTGGTCCAGACCCCCTTCCCAATGACACACAAGATGTGCCCTACTTCATCGTTGGTGATGACGCATTCTCCCTCAGAACCTATCTCATGAAGCCGTACAGTTCAAGATACCTCACCCGTGAAGAGAGGATCTTCAACTACAGGCTGTCCAGGGCAAGACGGGTGGTGGAGAACGCCTTCGGCATCCTGGCTAACAGGTTCCAGATACTTCTCACCACCATGCAGCATGACCCAGAGACTGTGAGGAGCATCGTGGAAGCTTGTTGCATCCTGCACAATCTCATGCGCACCCGCTACCCAGTGTTGCAGAACAGACTAGTCGACCGTCAACAAGGGAATGGGGACATGGAGCCTGGTGAATGGAGGCAAGGACTTAATCTGATGGACACTGTGGATGTACAAGGCCACAACAGAGCTTCACGTGAAGGGAAGAAGCAGCGCAACCTCCTGAGACACTGGTGCAACTCCCCAGCTGGATCAGTGGAGTGGCAAGACAGGATGATAGATGATTAG